The Sebastes umbrosus isolate fSebUmb1 chromosome 19, fSebUmb1.pri, whole genome shotgun sequence genome has a segment encoding these proteins:
- the LOC119478327 gene encoding secretory carrier-associated membrane protein 1-like isoform X2, with the protein MDPSVTQVRQAAPPGLEEYNPFTDAKPTPPGMAPKTAAPTMNTQPAIMKPTEEPPAYSQLQVQEQSGAAAELLRRQEELERKAAELDRREREMQSLSASGGRKNNWPPLPEKFPVGPCFYHDITVDIPVEFQKTVKIMYYLWMFHSGSLLANMVGCLAWFCVDTSRGVDFGLSILWFILFTPCSFVCWYRPLYGAFRSDSSFRFFAFFFVYICQFGIYVIQCIGITSWGASGWISALTGLNRSIPVGIIMILIAALFTSQAVMSLIMFKKVHGMYRTTGASFAKAQQEFATGVMSNKTVQTAAATAASRAAKEGFKEQI; encoded by the exons ATG GATCCATCAGTGACACAAGTACGCCAGGCTGCTCCTCCAGGGCTGGAGGAGTACAATCCCTTCACAGATGCCAAACCA ACGCCTCCGGGTATGGCGCCCAAGACTGCGGCGCCCACCATGAACACACAACCCGCCATCATGAAACCCACAGAGGAGCCTCCGGCCTACTCGCAGCTTCAGGTTCAG gAGCAGTCGGGAGCAGCTGCTGAGCTGTTGAGGAGGCAGGAGGAGCTAGAGAGGAAGGCTGCAGAGCTGGACCGCcgggagagagagatgcagtCACTGAGTGCTTCAGGAG GCAGGAAAAACAACTGGCCCCCCCTCCCGGAGAAGTTCCCCGTGGGTCCGTGTTTCtatcatgacatcacagtggaCATCCCTGTAGAGTTTCAGAAGACAGTCAAGATCATGTACTACCTCTGGATGT TTCACTCTGGTTCACTGCTGGCTAATATGGTGGGCTGCCTGGCCTGGTTCTGTGTGGACACATCTCGTGGGGTGGACTTCGGCTTGTCCATCCTCTGGTTCATCCTCTTCACACCGTGTTCGTTCGTCTGCTGGTACAGACCGCTCTATGGAGCGTTCAG GAGTGACAGCTCATTCAGGTTTTTTGCGTTCTTCTTCGTGTACATCTGTCAGTTTGGCATCTACGTTATCCAGTGTATCGGCATCACTAGTTGGGGCGCCAG CGGGTGGATCTCAGCATTGACCGGCCTGAATCGCAGCATCCCAGTGGGCATCATAATGATCCTCATCGCTGCTCTCTTTACCTCACAGGCTGTCATGTCCCTCATCATGTTCAAAAag GTCCACGGGATGTACCGTACCACCGGTGCCAGCTTCGCGAAGGCCCAGCAGGAGTTCGCCACGGGCGTCATGTCCAACAAGACGGTCCAGACGGCCGCTGCTACTGCCGCCTCCAGGGCTGCAAAAGAAGGCTTCAAGGAGCAGATCTGA
- the LOC119478327 gene encoding secretory carrier-associated membrane protein 1-like isoform X1, whose amino-acid sequence MSDFDSNPFADPEISNPFQDPSVTQVRQAAPPGLEEYNPFTDAKPTPPGMAPKTAAPTMNTQPAIMKPTEEPPAYSQLQVQEQSGAAAELLRRQEELERKAAELDRREREMQSLSASGGRKNNWPPLPEKFPVGPCFYHDITVDIPVEFQKTVKIMYYLWMFHSGSLLANMVGCLAWFCVDTSRGVDFGLSILWFILFTPCSFVCWYRPLYGAFRSDSSFRFFAFFFVYICQFGIYVIQCIGITSWGASGWISALTGLNRSIPVGIIMILIAALFTSQAVMSLIMFKKVHGMYRTTGASFAKAQQEFATGVMSNKTVQTAAATAASRAAKEGFKEQI is encoded by the exons ATGTCAGACTTTGACAGCAACCCGTTCGCGGATCCGGAGATCAGCAACCCTTTCCAG GATCCATCAGTGACACAAGTACGCCAGGCTGCTCCTCCAGGGCTGGAGGAGTACAATCCCTTCACAGATGCCAAACCA ACGCCTCCGGGTATGGCGCCCAAGACTGCGGCGCCCACCATGAACACACAACCCGCCATCATGAAACCCACAGAGGAGCCTCCGGCCTACTCGCAGCTTCAGGTTCAG gAGCAGTCGGGAGCAGCTGCTGAGCTGTTGAGGAGGCAGGAGGAGCTAGAGAGGAAGGCTGCAGAGCTGGACCGCcgggagagagagatgcagtCACTGAGTGCTTCAGGAG GCAGGAAAAACAACTGGCCCCCCCTCCCGGAGAAGTTCCCCGTGGGTCCGTGTTTCtatcatgacatcacagtggaCATCCCTGTAGAGTTTCAGAAGACAGTCAAGATCATGTACTACCTCTGGATGT TTCACTCTGGTTCACTGCTGGCTAATATGGTGGGCTGCCTGGCCTGGTTCTGTGTGGACACATCTCGTGGGGTGGACTTCGGCTTGTCCATCCTCTGGTTCATCCTCTTCACACCGTGTTCGTTCGTCTGCTGGTACAGACCGCTCTATGGAGCGTTCAG GAGTGACAGCTCATTCAGGTTTTTTGCGTTCTTCTTCGTGTACATCTGTCAGTTTGGCATCTACGTTATCCAGTGTATCGGCATCACTAGTTGGGGCGCCAG CGGGTGGATCTCAGCATTGACCGGCCTGAATCGCAGCATCCCAGTGGGCATCATAATGATCCTCATCGCTGCTCTCTTTACCTCACAGGCTGTCATGTCCCTCATCATGTTCAAAAag GTCCACGGGATGTACCGTACCACCGGTGCCAGCTTCGCGAAGGCCCAGCAGGAGTTCGCCACGGGCGTCATGTCCAACAAGACGGTCCAGACGGCCGCTGCTACTGCCGCCTCCAGGGCTGCAAAAGAAGGCTTCAAGGAGCAGATCTGA